A single region of the Streptomyces sp. NBC_00425 genome encodes:
- a CDS encoding aldo/keto reductase: MERRTIGAGALEVGAVGLGCMPMSWAYSGSRQRGDESLRAVHRALDEGSSLLDTADMYGPFTNELLLGRALKERREDAFVSTKVGLLVGEQHIVANGRPGYVKRACDASLRRLQTDVIDLYQLHRADPEVPVEETWGAMAELVQAGKVRALGLCAVGARGGRRSSGHLYDGTIRQLRRVQQVFPVSAVEAELSVWSPEALDGLLPWCEAHGVGFLAAMPLGNGFLTGRLTPGEGFEPDDMRARHPRFTAEMMASNQPIVVGLRRVAARHGDTVTAAQAALAWVLAQGRHVVPIPGAKRERWVSENARAPLLRLTPQDLAELAQLPGAQGSWE; the protein is encoded by the coding sequence GTGGAGCGCAGGACGATCGGCGCGGGGGCGCTCGAGGTGGGTGCCGTCGGTCTCGGGTGCATGCCGATGAGCTGGGCGTACAGCGGGTCGCGGCAGCGGGGCGACGAGTCGCTCAGGGCGGTGCACCGGGCGCTGGACGAGGGCTCCTCCCTGCTGGACACCGCCGACATGTACGGCCCGTTCACCAACGAGCTGTTATTGGGGCGGGCGTTGAAGGAGCGGCGCGAGGACGCGTTCGTGTCGACGAAGGTCGGTCTGCTCGTCGGCGAACAGCACATCGTGGCGAACGGCCGCCCGGGGTACGTGAAACGGGCCTGCGACGCCTCCCTGCGGCGGCTGCAGACGGATGTCATCGACCTCTACCAGCTGCACCGCGCCGACCCCGAGGTCCCGGTGGAGGAGACCTGGGGCGCGATGGCCGAGCTCGTCCAGGCGGGCAAGGTGCGGGCGTTGGGGCTGTGCGCGGTGGGCGCACGGGGCGGCCGGCGATCGAGCGGGCACCTGTACGACGGAACGATTCGGCAGCTGCGGCGCGTCCAGCAGGTGTTCCCGGTGAGCGCCGTCGAGGCGGAGCTGTCGGTGTGGTCGCCGGAGGCGCTGGACGGCCTGCTGCCCTGGTGCGAGGCGCACGGTGTCGGCTTCCTCGCCGCGATGCCGCTCGGCAACGGCTTCCTCACCGGCAGGCTCACTCCCGGGGAGGGGTTCGAGCCGGACGACATGCGTGCCCGGCATCCTCGGTTCACCGCCGAGATGATGGCCTCGAACCAGCCGATCGTCGTCGGCCTGCGCCGGGTCGCCGCCCGGCACGGCGACACCGTGACGGCCGCGCAGGCGGCCCTGGCCTGGGTGCTGGCGCAGGGCCGGCACGTGGTCCCGATACCGGGCGCCAAGCGGGAGCGGTGGGTGTCGGAGAACGCGCGCGCCCCGCTTCTGCGCCTGACGCCGCAGGATCTGGCCGAACTGGCGCAGCTGCCGGGGGCGCAGGGATCGTGGGAGTGA
- a CDS encoding acetolactate synthase large subunit: protein MTEQATGAHPQPRPRSGGQHSASVEHVTGAQSLIRSLEEVGADTVFGIPGGAILPAYDPLMDSTRVRHVLVRHEQGAGHAATGYAQATGRVGVCMATSGPGATNLVTPIADAHMDSVPLVAITGQVASKAIGTDAFQEADIVGITMPITKHNFLVTKAEDIPQVIAQAFHIASTGRPGPVLVDIAKDALQAKTTFSWPPSMDLPGYRPVTKPHAKQIREAAKLITAAKRPILYVGGGVLKAGATAELKVLAELTGAPVTTTLMALGAFPDSHPQHLGMPGMHGSVAAVTGLQKADLIIALGARFDDRVTGKLDSFAPYAKIVHADIDPAEIGKNRAADVPIVGDAREVIADLVQAVQKEHSEGQQGDYTAWWKDLSRWRDTYPLGYDQPADGSLSPQQVIERIGQLAPESTIFAAGVGQHQMWSAHFVQFEKPATWLNSGGAGTMGYAVPAAMGAKAGAPGQTVWAIDGDGCFQMTNQELTTCALNNIPIKVAIINNGALGMVRQWQTLFYNQRYSNTVLHSGPNDVNPQARGTRVPDFVKLSEAMGCHAIRCESPDDLDKVIEEANSINDRPVVVDFIVHEDAMVWPMVAAGTSNDEILAARDVRPDFGDNEDD, encoded by the coding sequence ATGACCGAGCAGGCCACCGGGGCCCATCCGCAGCCGCGGCCCCGATCCGGAGGACAGCACTCCGCGTCCGTCGAGCACGTGACGGGTGCGCAGTCCCTCATCCGCTCTCTCGAGGAGGTCGGCGCCGACACGGTATTCGGCATTCCCGGCGGTGCGATCCTTCCTGCCTACGACCCGCTGATGGACTCGACGAGGGTCCGTCACGTCCTGGTCCGCCACGAGCAGGGCGCGGGCCACGCCGCCACCGGCTACGCCCAGGCCACCGGCCGGGTCGGCGTCTGCATGGCGACCTCCGGCCCCGGCGCCACCAACCTGGTGACCCCGATCGCCGACGCGCACATGGACTCGGTGCCGCTCGTGGCGATCACCGGGCAGGTCGCGTCCAAGGCGATCGGCACGGACGCCTTCCAGGAGGCGGACATCGTCGGCATCACCATGCCGATCACCAAACACAACTTCCTGGTCACCAAGGCCGAGGACATTCCGCAGGTCATCGCGCAGGCCTTCCACATCGCCTCCACCGGCCGGCCCGGCCCGGTCCTGGTCGACATCGCCAAGGACGCCCTCCAGGCGAAGACCACGTTCTCCTGGCCGCCCAGCATGGACCTGCCCGGCTACCGTCCGGTGACCAAGCCGCACGCCAAGCAGATCCGCGAGGCCGCGAAGCTGATCACCGCCGCCAAGCGGCCGATCCTCTACGTCGGCGGCGGTGTCCTGAAGGCCGGCGCCACCGCGGAGCTGAAGGTCCTCGCCGAGCTGACCGGCGCGCCCGTCACCACCACGCTGATGGCGCTGGGCGCGTTCCCCGACAGCCACCCGCAGCACCTGGGGATGCCCGGCATGCACGGCTCGGTGGCCGCCGTCACCGGTCTGCAGAAGGCCGACCTGATCATCGCCCTCGGCGCCCGCTTCGACGACCGCGTCACCGGCAAGCTGGACAGCTTCGCGCCGTACGCCAAGATCGTCCATGCGGACATCGACCCGGCGGAGATCGGCAAGAACCGCGCCGCCGACGTCCCGATCGTCGGTGACGCGCGCGAGGTCATCGCGGACCTGGTCCAGGCCGTCCAGAAGGAGCACAGCGAGGGCCAGCAGGGCGACTACACCGCCTGGTGGAAGGACCTGAGCCGCTGGCGCGACACCTACCCGCTCGGCTACGACCAGCCCGCCGACGGTTCGCTCTCCCCGCAGCAGGTCATCGAGCGCATCGGACAGCTCGCCCCCGAAAGCACGATCTTCGCGGCGGGCGTCGGCCAGCACCAGATGTGGTCCGCGCACTTCGTGCAGTTCGAGAAGCCCGCCACCTGGCTGAACTCCGGCGGCGCGGGCACCATGGGCTACGCGGTGCCGGCCGCCATGGGCGCCAAGGCGGGCGCGCCGGGTCAGACGGTCTGGGCGATCGACGGCGACGGCTGCTTCCAGATGACCAACCAGGAACTCACCACCTGCGCCCTGAACAACATCCCGATCAAGGTCGCCATCATCAACAACGGCGCCCTCGGGATGGTCCGCCAGTGGCAGACCCTGTTCTACAACCAGCGCTACTCCAACACCGTGCTGCACTCCGGCCCGAACGACGTCAACCCGCAGGCCCGGGGTACGCGCGTCCCGGACTTCGTGAAGCTGTCGGAGGCCATGGGCTGCCACGCGATCCGCTGCGAGTCCCCGGACGACCTCGACAAGGTCATCGAGGAGGCGAACTCCATCAACGACCGTCCCGTCGTCGTCGACTTCATCGTCCACGAGGACGCGATGGTGTGGCCGATGGTCGCCGCCGGCACCTCCAACGACGAGATCCTGGCCGCCCGGGACGTCCGCCCCGACTTCGGCGACAACGAAGACGACTGA
- a CDS encoding putative bifunctional diguanylate cyclase/phosphodiesterase, translated as MTAPPSGGPGPNVVHQLLLAFLCAAYAVGAALGWGSEELALIMGDFGLTAAAGTAAVSCFCYARIRRVRFRPAWMLFSLSSTMAALGNLVWGWYEVVLGRPVPSPSFADLFFLCFAPPAIVGLLVLAARPVTKAGWVCLGLDAWLIAGSLLTLSWSLALAQAAKLDGPSVAHAALSLAYPLLDIALVSMVLVLHFRRTAVNRTGVNTAVGALALTVVCDALFTSPLLHNEYRSGQLLDAGWFAGSLLLAYAPWAAYRRHGRVLDEGHTRVVHEHLPGQRPGARTVTSPQTPTSPHAPTPPQGGDHGCYPATRPITGSLAALTPYLAAAVCTLGILYNVLNGRSVDRVVLLTGGTVVLALVVRQGIMLLDNIALTQELAQKESHFRSLVQGSSDVIMIAAPSGVLRYVSPAAAGVYGRSAEELVGTELAHLIHPEDLGCVVHEVRRFLAVSPQDEPTTRIECRFRSGGGGWLNVESTVNRHHGGLIFNSRDVTERVRLQAQLQHNAEHDPLTDLPNRALFTRRVQQALSGRRSSDRGPALRNTAVLFIDLDGFKAVNDTIGHAAGDALLVQAARRLQDAVRQGDTASRLGGDEFAALIVGDGTRDRAARERHILELADRLRLTLSQPYLIDGNEVRVAASIGVAFAEPGLGAGELLRNADLAMYRAKAGGKGRVELYKPQMQQDVVRKAELATRLRAALHDGEFALLHQPVVRLCDGRISSVAAQARWRSSQGVLFTPAEFLRVAEDGDRTAELGRWVLEQAVEQAADRTASGLTLPVVVRVGARRLLDRSMPLGSVEALLTRHGLPSGSLVVELSDTDPRVPLDELERRLGALRRLGVRIALDGFGGGYGALTALRRLPVDVLKLDRTLVEGVVESARLNKITGGLLRIASDLGLQSVAEGVDLPEQVVALHAMGCTHGQGMAFSGPLDEYRLRRALATGRYPVPHDGPAEPAFAGGGAGVYTSGVTAVLGSGSALRSHNETPVPPT; from the coding sequence TTGACCGCGCCGCCCTCGGGCGGCCCCGGACCCAACGTGGTCCACCAGCTTCTGCTGGCCTTCCTGTGCGCGGCGTACGCCGTCGGCGCCGCGCTCGGCTGGGGCTCGGAAGAACTCGCGCTGATCATGGGCGACTTCGGGCTCACCGCCGCCGCCGGCACGGCCGCCGTGTCCTGCTTCTGCTACGCGCGCATCCGCCGCGTCCGCTTTCGACCCGCCTGGATGCTGTTCTCGCTCTCCTCGACGATGGCGGCCCTCGGCAACCTGGTCTGGGGCTGGTACGAGGTGGTCCTTGGGCGGCCCGTGCCCAGCCCCAGCTTCGCCGACCTGTTCTTCCTGTGCTTCGCGCCCCCCGCCATCGTGGGGCTGCTGGTGCTCGCCGCCCGCCCCGTGACCAAGGCCGGCTGGGTCTGCCTGGGGCTGGACGCCTGGCTGATCGCCGGCTCGCTGCTCACCCTCTCCTGGAGCCTCGCGCTCGCCCAGGCCGCCAAGCTCGACGGCCCGAGCGTGGCGCACGCGGCGCTGTCGCTGGCGTACCCGCTGCTCGACATCGCCCTGGTGAGCATGGTGCTGGTGCTGCACTTCCGGCGCACCGCGGTGAACCGCACCGGGGTCAACACGGCCGTCGGCGCCCTCGCGCTGACCGTCGTGTGCGACGCCCTGTTCACCTCGCCGCTGCTGCACAACGAATACCGCTCGGGCCAGCTCCTGGACGCCGGCTGGTTCGCCGGCTCGCTGCTCCTGGCGTACGCGCCCTGGGCGGCCTACCGCCGGCACGGGCGGGTGCTGGACGAGGGGCACACGCGCGTGGTGCACGAGCACCTGCCCGGACAGCGCCCCGGAGCCCGGACCGTCACCTCCCCGCAGACCCCGACGTCCCCGCATGCCCCGACGCCCCCGCAGGGCGGTGATCACGGCTGCTACCCGGCCACCCGGCCCATCACCGGCTCGCTGGCCGCGCTCACCCCGTACCTCGCCGCCGCCGTCTGCACCCTGGGCATCCTCTACAACGTGCTCAACGGACGCAGCGTCGACCGCGTGGTGCTGCTGACCGGCGGCACGGTCGTGCTCGCCCTCGTGGTCCGCCAGGGGATCATGCTGCTCGACAACATCGCCCTCACCCAGGAACTGGCGCAGAAGGAGAGCCACTTCCGCTCCCTGGTGCAGGGCTCCAGCGACGTCATCATGATCGCCGCCCCCAGCGGCGTGCTGCGTTACGTCTCCCCGGCCGCCGCCGGTGTGTACGGCCGGTCCGCCGAGGAACTGGTGGGGACCGAACTGGCCCACCTCATCCACCCGGAGGACCTGGGCTGCGTCGTCCACGAGGTGCGCCGGTTCCTCGCCGTCAGCCCGCAGGACGAACCCACCACGCGCATCGAGTGCCGTTTCCGTTCCGGCGGAGGAGGCTGGCTCAACGTCGAGTCCACCGTCAACCGGCATCACGGCGGCCTGATCTTCAACAGCCGGGACGTGACGGAGCGGGTGCGCCTGCAGGCGCAGCTCCAGCACAACGCCGAGCACGACCCGCTCACCGACCTGCCCAACCGCGCGCTGTTCACCCGGCGCGTCCAGCAGGCGCTGTCCGGCCGCCGCAGCTCCGACCGGGGCCCCGCCCTGCGCAACACGGCCGTCCTCTTCATCGACCTCGACGGCTTCAAGGCCGTCAACGACACCATCGGCCACGCCGCCGGCGACGCCCTGCTGGTACAGGCCGCCCGTCGGCTGCAGGACGCGGTCCGCCAGGGCGACACCGCCTCCCGGCTGGGCGGCGACGAGTTCGCGGCCCTGATCGTCGGCGACGGCACCCGTGACCGGGCCGCCCGCGAGCGTCACATACTGGAACTCGCCGACCGGCTCCGGCTCACGCTCTCGCAGCCGTACCTCATCGACGGCAACGAGGTCCGCGTCGCCGCGTCGATCGGCGTCGCCTTCGCGGAACCCGGTCTGGGCGCGGGGGAGCTGCTGCGCAACGCCGACCTCGCCATGTACCGCGCCAAGGCCGGCGGCAAGGGCCGGGTCGAGCTGTACAAGCCGCAGATGCAGCAGGACGTCGTACGCAAGGCGGAGCTGGCCACGCGGCTGCGCGCCGCGCTGCACGACGGCGAGTTCGCCCTCCTGCACCAGCCCGTGGTGCGCCTCTGCGACGGCCGGATCTCGTCGGTCGCCGCACAGGCCCGCTGGCGTTCCTCGCAGGGTGTGCTCTTCACGCCCGCCGAGTTCCTCCGGGTCGCCGAGGACGGCGACAGGACGGCCGAACTGGGCCGCTGGGTGCTGGAGCAGGCCGTCGAGCAGGCCGCCGACCGGACCGCGAGCGGGCTGACGCTGCCCGTGGTCGTCCGGGTGGGCGCCCGGCGGCTGCTGGACCGCTCGATGCCGCTGGGCTCGGTGGAGGCGCTGCTGACGCGACACGGCCTGCCGTCGGGCTCGCTCGTGGTCGAGCTCTCGGACACCGACCCCAGGGTGCCGCTGGACGAGCTGGAGCGCCGCCTGGGGGCCCTGCGCCGGCTGGGCGTCCGGATCGCCCTGGACGGCTTCGGCGGTGGCTACGGGGCCCTCACGGCGCTGCGCCGGCTCCCGGTGGACGTCCTCAAGCTCGACCGCACGCTGGTCGAGGGGGTCGTAGAGTCCGCCCGGCTGAACAAGATCACCGGCGGGCTGCTGCGGATCGCCTCCGACCTGGGGCTGCAGTCCGTCGCCGAGGGCGTGGACCTGCCCGAGCAGGTCGTCGCGCTGCACGCGATGGGCTGCACGCACGGTCAGGGCATGGCGTTCTCCGGACCGCTCGACGAGTACCGGCTGCGCCGCGCGCTCGCGACGGGCCGCTATCCGGTGCCGCACGACGGGCCTGCGGAGCCCGCGTTCGCGGGCGGCGGCGCGGGGGTGTACACCAGTGGGGTGACCGCCGTCCTGGGGAGCGGAAGTGCCCTACGCTCACATAATGAGACTCCCGTCCCACCCACTTGA
- a CDS encoding 2-hydroxyacid dehydrogenase produces MSADVWLPIPPQEIEGLPQGPAYRFWNGEQDFPADPADCAFYVVPYMKAPEVGQRPLPAMSSLEVVQTLSAGIDHVEPALGSLPPGVRLCNARGVHEASTAELTLTLVLASLRGVPDFVRAQDRGEWLGGFRPALADKNVLIVGYGSIGSAIEDRLVPFEVARVARVARSWRTTARGPVHPIAELPALLPEADVVILCTPLNETTLGLADAGFLARMKDGALLVNVARGGVVDTEALLAELESGRLTAALDVTDPEPLPPGHRLWTAPGVLVSPHVGGPTSAFRPRAERLLADQLRRFVNREPLRNVILTTGTPTGA; encoded by the coding sequence ATGAGTGCTGACGTATGGCTGCCCATCCCCCCACAAGAGATCGAGGGCCTCCCGCAGGGCCCGGCCTACCGCTTCTGGAACGGCGAGCAGGACTTCCCGGCGGATCCCGCCGACTGCGCCTTCTACGTCGTCCCCTACATGAAGGCCCCCGAGGTCGGGCAGCGGCCCCTGCCCGCGATGAGCTCGCTGGAGGTCGTGCAGACCCTGTCCGCCGGCATCGACCACGTGGAACCGGCCCTCGGGTCGCTGCCTCCCGGCGTACGGCTCTGCAACGCGCGCGGGGTGCACGAGGCGAGCACGGCCGAGCTCACGCTCACCCTGGTCCTCGCCTCGCTGCGCGGGGTCCCCGACTTCGTCCGGGCCCAGGACCGGGGGGAGTGGCTCGGCGGCTTCCGGCCGGCGCTCGCCGACAAGAACGTGCTCATCGTCGGATACGGCTCCATCGGCTCCGCCATCGAGGACCGGCTCGTGCCCTTCGAGGTGGCGCGGGTGGCGCGCGTCGCGCGCTCCTGGCGCACGACGGCGCGCGGCCCCGTGCATCCGATCGCCGAACTGCCCGCCCTGCTCCCCGAAGCGGACGTCGTGATCCTCTGCACGCCCCTGAACGAGACCACCCTGGGCCTCGCCGACGCCGGGTTCCTGGCCCGGATGAAGGACGGCGCACTGCTCGTCAACGTGGCCCGCGGCGGGGTCGTCGACACCGAGGCGCTGCTCGCGGAACTGGAGAGCGGCCGGCTGACCGCGGCGCTGGACGTCACCGACCCAGAGCCGCTGCCCCCGGGACACCGCCTGTGGACCGCGCCGGGCGTGCTCGTGAGCCCGCACGTCGGCGGACCCACCTCCGCCTTCCGGCCCCGCGCCGAACGCCTCCTCGCCGACCAGTTGCGCCGCTTCGTGAACCGCGAGCCGCTGCGCAACGTGATCCTCACGACGGGTACCCCGACCGGAGCGTGA